The following DNA comes from Pongo pygmaeus isolate AG05252 chromosome 9, NHGRI_mPonPyg2-v2.0_pri, whole genome shotgun sequence.
ACACTGTCTAGTTCATACCACCGCATGCGGGCCTCCGCCCTGCTCACGTGTGCTGGCTTGaatgttgttttgtttctatttgttttctgaaCAGATGAGGGAACAGGGGCTCAGTGAGGCAAGATGGCTTGTCTGTCCCAAGAGCTCGGATTTTAGCCAAGACCTTCCGACCCCAGGTCCGCCCTGTGCCCTTGGTGTAGGGTGCAGGTCAGGAGACCTGCAGCTGGGTGACCTGATGGATGCATTCCCAGGCGTGGGGTCCACAGCCAGCCAGTTCCGTCCTCCCTTCTGCCCAGGATGGAGACAGCTCACTTTGCACCCATTCCCAGGTATGCCCCAAAGCCTCTCTGCCCTGGCTGCCCCCGCCCACCGCAGGAAGGACACAGGAGGAGCAGGCCTGGGAGGAGGTGTAATGAGCCGTCCCTGACCCTCAGAAGGGCCAACCTCacaccacccccaacccctgcagAAACCCGGCACCATCCAGAAATCCCTGACCTACCTACAACCCGAGCCAGATGGGCCTGCCCCATGCCAGCCGGCCAGCCACAGCCTAAGCCAAGCGGGAGGAGGGACAGCTTCCGGACGGGAGCCCAGGCAGCCAGACCCATGTCCGCAGGCTGTTGGCAGGGCACAGAGAGAGGGGAGGCAGAGCTCCACCAGCGGCAGCTTCAGCCCCCCAACACTGGAGCTCTCTGCTCAGGATTGGTCTGGGGAACCATAGCTGGAGCTGGTCGGAGGCATGACCCCCAATTCCAGGGGCCCCTTTCCTTTGTTGCttctacacacacacgcacacacgcacgtgTGCACGCGCGAGCACACATGCACGCAGGAACATATACtcaccacacacgcacacatgctcTCACACACTTGTGCACACACATTTACACGTACCATGCACACTCACAtattatacacacatgcacactcaggtacatacacacatcacacatgcacacacacacttgtgcaCACACATTTACATGAACCACACACGTGtgattacacacatgcacacaggtacatacagcacacaggcacacactctcacacacttgTGTACACACATTTACACGTGCCATGCACACTGGTGcaattacacacacatgcacacacactcaggtacatacacacagcacacatgcacacaatctcacacacgtgcacacacatttaCACGTGCCATGTACACACACGTGTGATTACACGCACGTGCAGACTCAGGTACATACAGAcggcacaccacacacacacgtgcacacacatttaTACGTGCCACGCACACTCAAGTGTGattacacacacgtgcacactcaGGTACAGACAGCACACAGGTACATACCCTCACACATTTgtgcacacacatttacacatgcCATGTATACACACGTGTGattacacacatgtgcatgctcAGGTACATACAGCACACAggcacacccccccacacacacttgTGCACACACATTTACATGTGCCATGCACACTCACATATGATTACACACGTGCACACTCATGTACATACAGacagcacacaggcacacaccctcacacacttgtgcacacacatttacatgtgccatgcacacacacgtgattacacacacatgcacacactcaggTACATACAGCGCACATGCACATACCCTCGCACATTgtgcacacacatttacacacaccatgcacacacatgcaattacacacacatgcacacacaggtacatacactcacacaccacacatgcacacatgcccTCACACACTTgtgcacacacatttacacacaccaTGCGCACCCACGTgattacacacacatgcacacacacgcaaatACACTCATGcctacacacactcatacacatgcacacacatgcacacacaaaaaaatatatgtacacactcatgcacacaatgcattcacatgcacacatacagttACACTCACAGTACATGCCCACTTATGCAATTACAcgtgagtacacacacacactggcacgTGCTGGCTCACACACAGGCCCCTGTGTCAGAGCCCAGGGATGGGTCCGCAGGCCCGATGTTGAAGGTGCCCGTGCCAGTGGGCAACACCGGGGTTGGCAATGATGATGAGTCAGGAGCAGGACCGGAACGCCAACGGCAGTTGCAATGCCGGGCGGGATGGGGCTCGAGCTCAAGGATGGAGCAGAGGCGAAGCTGGCCAGGCGCCTTTCCTCCCAGTCAGCCTCTGCCCAGCCTCTTCTCTCCCTGCATCCCTTGTCTTCTCCCCCACCCAGCAGGGCAGCTGCATTGGTGGAGTACATCTGGCCTTGGCCATTCAAGTCTGGGCTGGGGAAATGTGATGATGAGGCTAAACGTGAGCCAAGCCCTTCCTTCCAGTGCgtcagggtggggaggagggcctGCCCTCGCCCTCATGCTCCCTTCCCCAGGAAGGGCTCCAGCACCAGACACATTGACACAGGGCTGCCCCCCTCACTGTGAGCCCATCACAGCCTCCCTCCCACCATCTCCGTCCCTGCTGCTCTACCTTGCCTTCAGGGGGACAGGGTCATGTCTGCCCAGCACCTGCTCTGCTACCAGCCAGCTCTTCTCACAGCACTGAGCTGGGGAGGTGCAGGACCTGTTTACACCCCTCTTCCCTGGGCTGCCCTGGCCACCCAGGTCTGGTCTCCACGCACGGCTTGGCAGAGCTGTGTAAGCACCTGCCCTTAGGGTCCGGGTGAGGAGCTGGATAAGAAGGTGGCCCCTCTTCCTTTCCATAGGAGTAGGATTCCAAGCCCTCTTCAGCCCCATTCTGGCCCCATCCCTGTACACGGAGAAGTGGCTGCTGCCCAGGTCTACGTCCCACGTCCCCTGAGCCCGAGCAACCCCCCCACCAacccctgctcccagcccctcCTGGAGGTTCCGCTGAGCTGGCTGAGCAGAAAGCCAGGCCCCGATGGCTCAGGAGAGGGAAGGGCAGACCCCTGCCCACCCAGACCTAGCCAGTACCCCGACCTCTCTGGGACCCACGATCAGGACCCCTCACTGTCCTTTGATCCGTTGGCCCCTCAACTGCACCTGCTCTACCCGTGTGCTCCCCTGAGAGGGACAGGGGCCCAGCGCCGCCAGCCAGGGACCGTCCTGCCGGCACCACCTCTCCAGCCCGCCCTTGCCCCGTGCCACCGCCCGGGCTCACTTTGAGGGAGTAGGCCAAGGCGATGAAGCCCAGGCAGCAGAAGTTGAGGTAGACGAAGTTGAAGATGGACCACAGGTAATAGTCGTTCACCTCAGTGGTGTCCGGGTAGACCTCGATGACGGTCGTGGGGTTGGTCATCGTCTTCTTCTCGGCTAGGTGCTTGCAGGCGGGGGGCGCGCCGGCAGCCCGCACGCTGTCGGTCTTGCTGCTCTTGGACTCCATGGGGAACAGTGTGGGCGCCATCGGGGGAGAGGCCGAGGGCTCAGGGGCAGGGGCCGCTGGAGCCTGCAGGGCAGGGGGCTTGGACACGCAAGCGAAGCAGCCCTTGGGCGAACCTGCCGGGGGCCTCGGGATCCAGAAGGCCCCGTCCAGGGGGACTCGGGCTTCCTGGGCGCCGTCCGTGGTGCTGGCCGGGGCTCCCAGCGGGGCTGGGCACTggctggggccctgggcctggagaggagaaAGTGAGAGCGAGCTGGGCCCGGCCTACTGGCCAGCACCCACCCTCACGCCCAGCAGCCCCGAGAACAGCCCCAGTGGAGACGGAAATCCCTGCGGGGGCCACCAGCTGCCAGCCTGCCACCTGCCTCCCCCACCCGCCCCGGGCCTCGGCGGCCACGGACGATGCCAAAGCCCTTCGCAGCAGCCTTGGCAGGGACCTGGGGCTTTCATCACTTTGCCATCTGCGCACAAACACTCACCCACTGACACACACAACAGCACCCCCCGCCCCAAAGCACACCAACGCTGAGACTGACACTTGCAAAACACGGAATGCCCCAGCACCCCAAACAACCCCGCACACACGGGGCGCCGGACCCACAGCGACGCTGCCTCAGCCGCCAACCGGCAGAGCTAGCAGAGCGGCCAAAGCACCTGCCCACGGCGCCCGCGGACACACGATACCGCCACGGGCACCGCCACGGGCTCCACCGCGGGCTCTCCAGACCCCGGGCGCACCCGCGGGCGCGCTCAGAGCCATTGACGAGTAAACAACTCCCCACACAAGGCGATGCAGGCTCAGCCACGAGCACCAAGAACCGGCACAGGTGCGGGGTCTCCAACTCGTGCGCACCGCCCCCCACCTCCAACCTGGGGACCCCAAGCGCGCACACTTGCCCGGAGCCACGCATCCCCGGGCCATACATAGACGCACAATGACAGGCTGCGAAACGAACACTTCTCCAACGAGGCACCAAGACGCTCGCGCTCTGCGCCACCCCGCGTGCCCAGCTCCCGTGCGGCGCGCGCCGGGGGGTCTGCGGCCGAGGCTCTGCGGCCCCCAGCCCGACCCGGGTCTGCCGCAGCCGCCCGGACGGCGTCTCCTCACCTGCAAGCGACTCCTCGGTGCGCGGCCGGACCCCCTGAGCCTCGGTGCGCGCGTCCTTCCGCCGTCCCGCGGGCCGCTGTCTGTCCACTGATCCGCCTCCCAGCGGCCCAACCTTGAGGGGGTGGGGAGCGCGCGGGGCTCGGCGGCGGCGCCGCTGCCTCCCCCGCCGCCTGCGCTCCCTCCGCAGCGCCAGACCGGCCGCGCGGCTGCAGCCCAGAACCTGACTcacggcggcggcggtggcggcggcgggcACAGCCACCTCCCCGCCTCCCGCCTCCTCCTGCCGGGAGGGTGGGGGCCGCGAGCCTGGCCGGAAGCCGCGACCCTGGGGAGTTGCAAGGTCCTGCAGGGATGGGACCCCTACAGTCCCCGACCAGGGTGCCCAcgccacctccatctcccgggaCCCACTGagccttcctccccaccccacccggccCCATCCCTCTCGCGGAGCCCCCAGCCCCGTGGAAGACTGGCCGCTCCCCGAACCCTCCCCATCTGCCTCCCCAAGAGAgaccctcttcctcttccctctctccccatggGGCTCCACCCCAGCGCCTGGGCCCTGCTGCCTCCAGGGACCCCCGCCCCTGGGTCCTGCCCTTCTGGCCTGTTGACTCTCAGTTCCAGCAGCTCAGTCCCCTCCTGACGAAGCTCCAGTCCCCTGAGCCCCAGCAAGCCCCCTACCTGACTGCCCGTCTCTGCCCCATCCTGTCCCTAACCAAGTCCCAAAGGCCCCAAGACCACCCTCCAGTCCCTTCCCTCAGCCCACCAAGTCCAGGCCCTCCAGTAAGTTTCAGCACCCCCTACTCTGTTCCCTCCTGGCTGAGCCCACTCCTGCCCACCGGAGCTCCTGCCCCCTTTCCTGGAGTCTGACTTCACCCAGCCGGGGCCCCACTCCAGTTCACCCCCAGAGTCTGGGAGAATGTGGCCTCTCCTGCACAGACCCCAGGGCACGCTCCCTCTGCTCGCAGGGCAAAGTGTCCCGTTCCGAGCTCTGGTCCCGTGCTGAGGTCCTGGCTGCTAAGGACACTTGTCTCCCTGGAGGCTGGTTCACTCACCTGCCCACAACCTCTCTGTGATCCCCACCAGCCCTTCTGAGCCTGGTCCCCTGAGGATACTTTGTTCCCTGTGAATCATTTTTCCTGACAAACGCCTGTCCTCCCAGCCTCAGCCGCCTTCGCTACCCCACCACATCCTCACTCTCACGGTATGCTTGACCCCAACTGATCTTCCATCCCCATAACAGTCTGCATGAGTCCCTCCCCATGGAGAAAACTCcagccttccctccctccctccaagtCCCCTACTTCACCACGCAGGTTCCCTGAGCTGGGTCCTCTTCaacaacctccagctcccactgAGCCCCGACCCTCTCCAAAGTCCCCCAGAAGCTGAGGATGCATGGCGGCCCCCGTTTTCCCTCCCTCATCTCTCTCCAAGCCCGATCCTCCCATGAAACTCCTTTCTCCTCTGCCACTCTCAGTTGGCCTCCTGCATCTCCACAACCCTCTTTCCTGTCTGGAAGGCTGGTCCTGCTTGAGGTCGTGTCTGCCCGCCTGTGCCTGACTCTGAAAACTTTCTCTCCCCAAACCTCTGTTCTGAACCCTGATCCCCTGGAAAAGCCCGGCCCTCTGCAAgcccctccccttcccagcctaGTC
Coding sequences within:
- the IFITM10 gene encoding interferon-induced transmembrane protein 10, which codes for MREGKRGPPCILSFWGTLERVGAQWELEAQGPSQCPAPLGAPASTTDGAQEARVPLDGAFWIPRPPAGSPKGCFACVSKPPALQAPAAPAPEPSASPPMAPTLFPMESKSSKTDSVRAAGAPPACKHLAEKKTMTNPTTVIEVYPDTTEVNDYYLWSIFNFVYLNFCCLGFIALAYSLKVRDKKLLNDLNGAVEDAKTARLFNITSSALAASCIILVFIFLRYPLTDY